The Salvelinus fontinalis isolate EN_2023a chromosome 9, ASM2944872v1, whole genome shotgun sequence genome has a window encoding:
- the rep15 gene encoding rab15 effector protein encodes MGKIESKQPAPDIPKIISTWWERLQKKPPAPTMTIPNMNFNFPTLWGRRESKLPDPDIPSIFSTLWRTPQNPNDFVPLFNDCVGIAAARTQEYLLFLDPEDKFQPSPAALNDIFLMTYITQSSHLHMTDSFNCTTMTKQQRILLGADWVWAVLERPTKNPRIQIAVQILHLPEREGGPAEDIPPEVYTESMQMAKMESAHKNKAERMVDFCASIGNDCYALFLLFGRKGDPGNIYGVLSNNFHAAIGKTKINRALIENFFKGSRYLHTPTGMLQAIVTKRDSDPLTLLIKFT; translated from the coding sequence ATGGGGAAGATAGAGAGCAAACAACCAGCCCCGGACATTCCCAAGATAATCTCAACCTGGTGGGAGAGGCTACAGAAGAAGCCACCAGCTCCAACCATGACCATTCCAAACATGAACTTTAACTTCCCAACCCtgtggggaaggagagagagcaagcTACCAGACCCAGACATACCCAGTATATTCTCCACTCTGTGGAGAACCCCCCAAAACCCCAACGATTTTGTCCCTCTATTCAACGACTGTGTGGGGATAGCTGCAGCTCGGACCCAGGAGTACCTCCTGTTCCTGGACCCAGAGGACAAGTTCCAGCCTAGCCCGGCAGCCCTCAATGACATCTTTCTAATGACCTACATCACCCAGAGCAGCCACCTCCACATGACCGACTCCTTCAACTGCACCACCATGACCAAGCAGCAGCGCATCCTCCTGGGTGCTGACTGGGTGTGGGCTGTGCTGGAGAGGCCCACCAAGAACCCCCGCATCCAGATCGCCGTGCAGATCCTGCACCTgcccgagagggagggagggccagcCGAGGACATCCCCCCGGAGGTGTACACTGAATCCATGCAGATGGCCAAGATGGAGTCTGCTCATAAGAACAAGGCAGAGAGGATGGTGGATTTCTGTGCCTCCATCGGTAATGACTGCTAcgccctctttctcctctttggCCGCAAGGGCGACCCGGGCAACATCTACGGGGTGCTGAGCAACAACTTTCATGCTGCTATAGGGAAGACTAAGATCAACCGTGCACTCATTGAGAATTTCTTTAAAGGGTCCA